In Hydra vulgaris chromosome 06, alternate assembly HydraT2T_AEP, a genomic segment contains:
- the LOC100198821 gene encoding cathepsin L1-like precursor (The RefSeq protein has 12 substitutions compared to this genomic sequence), with product MKVFCALLLLGVTLAYTIERPVKDESWIQWKMYHNKVYSHDGEETVRYTIWKDNERRIREHNLKGGDFILKMNQFGDMTNSEFKAFNGYLSHKHVNGSTFLTPNNFVAPDTVDWRNEGYVTPVKDQGQCGSCWAFSTTGSLEGQHFKKTGKLVSLSEQNLVDCSTAYGNNGCDGGLMDNAFTYIKENKGIDSEASYPYTAEDGKCVFKKSSVAATDTGFVDIPEGNENKLKEAVASVGPISVAIDASHESFQFYSSGVYNEPSCSSTELDHGVLVVGYGTESGKDYWLVKNSWNTSWGDKGYIKMRRNAKNQCGIATKASYPLV from the exons ATGAAGGTTTTCTGTGCATTGTTGTTGTTGGGTGTGACTCTTGCTTATACTATTGAAAGGCCTGTTAGAGATGAATCTTGGATTCAATGGAAAATGTATCACAACAAAGCATATAGCCATGATGGCGAAGAAACCGTTAGATACACGATCTGGAAAGATAACGAGAGGCGTATTAGGGAACACAATTTAAAAGGCGgtgattttcttttaaagatgaATCAGTTTGGTGACCTGACGAATAACGAATTCAAAGCATTTAATGGTTATCTCTCACATAAACACGTTAATGGTTCAACATTTTTAGCTCCAAACAATTTTGTTGCTCCCGATACAGTTGATTGGAGAAACGAAGGATATGTTACCCCTGTTAAAGACCAAGGTCAATGCGGTTCATGCTGGGCTTTCAGTACT actgGATCACTGGAAggacaaaactttaaaaagactgGTAAACTTGTTAGTCTCAGTGAACAAAATCTAGTAGACTGCTCTACTGCTTACGGTAACAATGGGTGCGGCGGTGGTTTGATGGATAATGCCTTTACctatattaaagaaaacaaaggCATTGACTCTGAAGCTTCTTATCCATATACTGCAGAG GATGGAAAATGCGCATTTAAAAAGTCAAATGTTGCTGCAACTGATACAGGATTTGTAGATTTACCAGAAGGAAATGAAAACAAACTAAAGGAAGCAGTTGCCTCAGTTGGACCTATTTCTGTTGCAATTGATGCTAGTCACGAATCATTCCAATTTTACAGTTCTGGAGTCTATAATGAACCAAGTTGCAGTTCAACAGAATTAGACCACGGTGTGTTAGTTGTCGGGTATGGCACTGAATCTGGCAAAGATTATTGGCTTGTAAAAAACAG ctgGAATACATCATGGGGAGATAAGGGTTATATCAAAATGCGTCGAAACGCAAAAAACCAATGTGGAATCGCATCCAAGGCTAGTTATCCATTAGTTTGA